The genomic DNA CGCAGAGCACTGCGGCGTTGCTGCGAGCTATTACACAGTCgctgcatcccaccccagaggtggctgcatttcagcaccgGGGGAGCGCGATCCTGGGGCAGCATTGCCGTACGCTATTACGCAGCTGTCcggttccaccccagaggtggctgcatggtAGTGCTGGGTGGAGCACTTTCCGTGCCCCGTAAAGAACGATCGGGTGCAGCATGATTCTCACAACTTGTGGGGGAAgggcggtgggtgggaggggtCCTGCTGAATGGTGCTGGGTGGCTAGCACTGGGAGACGCCCCACTGATCAGGCTTGTGCCCCCTCCGCCACCCCGTGGCAGTGTTTTCCAGGTCTCTCCATAACGATGCCTCCTCCCGGGTGGTCTACGCCCTGATGAAGGATGGCGCCGAGAGCCCCAAGGAGCCGGAGAAGCCCGTGTGGACGGAGTACGCCGGCGAGGCCCAGAGCGAGCCCCAGGGAGTCCTCCGCAAATTCCTCGGCAGCCACGTGCTCGCCAGGCCCCGGGCAGAGGCTCCGCCAGCCAACGGGACGGGGGCCCTGCCGCAGGACGGACACTCGGACTTGGAGGCGCTCAGTCACGATGGCCCCATTGCGGCCTCACTGGCCTGGACAgagcccagccagcccagccAGGTGCGGCTGGAGCCGGCCGAGGAGCTGTGAACGCCCCCCGCCGTCTCCCCCACGCCTGGCCAGCCACGGAGCTCAGTCGTGAGCGGGAGCGCCGGGAGCCgctggccaggaccccaggcgGGGGGTACTGACGGGAGTGCTGCCCTCGGTGGCCTGcccggggtggggatggggcagagtgcGCGTGATGAAAGAGTGAGAGAGAAGGGGGGGTAAAAAGAGGGGGAGCATCTGGCTCCTTGGAGGCTCCAGCATTCGTCTGGGAGGGGAGCCTGGCCCCTGGGCAGCTGCTGTTTCACCcagcgcagggctgcaggggaacAAGGCTATCCGGCCCCATCCAGCCTTCCACCCCCCCGGGCTGGGGCACGGTCCCTGCCTAAGCGTGGGGCTCCCGCCCGGTCCCCTGTAGATTCCATGGGCTGGGAGGTTTCCCTGCTAATTGTCTGACATTTCCCCTTTCCGCCTGTCTGGGACTGCAGACACTTATCCCAGCGGCACCcgtccacccccagcccctgctcaatatttgtgtctcttctctgtcctccctcggcgtggggagggaaggtggggaCCTGCACAGAGCGGCCGGGGCCAAGCTGCTCCGTGGAAAGGGATGGGTCGTTCCCCTCCCGGCCCCACAGCCCGTGGCTTCTGGGTGCCTAGCCCAAAAATCACCTCGAAGGCCTGGGGAGGTAGGCAGAAACCAGGCCTCCCTGCAGGCCTCCCAGCAGCTCCACTTTGCTGGCAGCTGGCGCAGCCTGGagcggctggggggaggagggtgatcccgaggcagaggggaaggggaccATGTGGTTTCCAAAAGGGATTTGATCCTGTCAGAGAGAGGCGccagggggagctggggccccTTGTGaaaagggcaggggaagggctggaaaACCACGGGTTGCTCTCCCCAGCGTGTGCAGGGAAAGCGTCGCCCGGTCATAAGCTGGTTAATACTCCAGGAAGGCCCCGGGGACACTGGCTAGGGGGCTGGGATGCAAGCGAGATGGGGCTCGAGCTCTGCCTGCTCTTAGCGCTGCCTCTCCCGGGGCACAGGGAGCGGGTGGGGAGTTGAAATGGCCAGGCACAGccggggctggggtgcggggcaCAACCCCTCAGGAGCCAAGAGCTCGCACCCGAGTTCGGCGAAGCGGAACTGACCGCGCCTGGCAGCTGCGATGCACCAGGCCCCGTCAGCCCCGGGCTGGGATCCGGCTTAGCTGCCAGGCAGAGGGGGAGCgtctggaggggtgtgtgtgtgcataggaGAGAGACTGCGGAGGTATAGGGAGTACCTCTGAGGTGGTGGCGACTGACCCTGGCTGGGGTCTCAGAGCCCTTCCCCAGATGGAGGCCTGCGAAAGCCCGTGTCCCTGGCTAGAGTGGGGCGCACGCTACGATTCTCTCCAGGGGGGCCCCGCATGGCCATCGGGGGGCCCAGCGAGGGAGCGGGGATATTTGGTGTTTCTCTGTttgggggtggattttttttttttaagcctgagTTTTCATCTCCTAATAAACTATTTTGGAAGAAAGGGCTTTGGAGTTTGGCCGGGGTAGAAACAGGAAGGGGTGCGGGGTTGGCCAACGCTGGGACAGCCAAAGGCCAGCACCTGACTGCCAGCAGCTTTCCACCTGCCTCCGCAAGGCCGCTTCCCCTGCACTCTCCCTCTGACCCGATTTTCAGACGCGCTGAGCacccaagtcaatgggagctgcagaggctctgaaaatcagcccccgtGGGGGGCGGGCGGGGCACCGTGGGGCAGGGGCTCCCTCCTCCTGCGGATTCCCTTGTAGCAGGGAGGAAACCTTGGCCTGGCTGCCCGCTCCACCAGTGCCCACATGGCTTTACGCCGTCCCCTTTGAAGCTAGCACAGaactgggcggggggcagggcaaggggtaaGACTAATGCCATGGAGGGgcaagcagcagggagagggataCCCGGGCAGGGCCAGATAAATGTGTCCAGGACCATACGTTTGTAGCTGGCTGAACAACAGAGCAGGGGCCTGGTAGCACTTCCTGGACGGTGGGGGCTGAGGGCCCATGGGTCCTTGGGCGTGGCAGACCCGTGGGACTGAAGGAGGAGAGGGCAGGTACGGGGTGGGGGGGCCCTGCGCAGTTCAGCCGGGCAGTGAGAATAAGGAGGCGTTGGCCTTTCCTTGCTGGAGATCTGGCTGCAAATCCCAGCGGAGGGTCATGGGCTGGGCAGGTGTGCGCCTCACAAATGCAACCACTGCTCAGCAGAGGTAGGGGCAGAAGGGGGAGTCGCAGGCCCACTGGCAGGCACTTCCCCTTCGGTCCTAGAGGGCGTCTGTTCAAGTCACCCCCATTCAACCAGCCCCGCTGCTGGCTGactcctctctgtgccccagggcagggcagggcagggccaggagaCAACCAGAAGATTCAGTCTCCAGGTCCCTTAGGTTTGGTCTTGtcggctgtgtctacactgcgatcagccacctgcggctggcccgcgccagctgacttgggcatgCAGGGCTCGGGCGAAGGGTGCAGACCCTTGGGCTGCATCCCGAGCTCTAGGACCTTCCCACCTCTGCTGGTAATGGCCGCGTCGACCCACCCTTAGAGACTCCACCACAAGTACTCTTGGGTCCAGTAGGACCCTACCTGGGGCCAGCTGATTACCCCATAAATGGCCCAGCATCCTGGAAAGCCCAATTCATGCTGTATTTATCCCCCGCATGGTGCACCCCGTCTGGGGCAGTCCCACGCCACCCCGCACACCCCTGCTCCAGCATCTTCTGCCACGTGCAGCCTCCACCTTGGTCCCCACCTGCCCTTTCAGCAGGACGGCCGCCCCAGCCTCCCCCGCAGGAGACCTTCCAAGGTTGGCAGACTAGCCCCGCCGCTGGTCTACGACCCTCAGCCCTCTCCCGCCTCCCGGCCCTGGTTCTCCAGCTCGGGAAGGGCAACAGACTTACCCCTGGGCCGCTTTGCTGTCCTCAGCCTCCCCCATGGCTTGTAAAGCGCCCCCCCATTCACACCTGTCTTCTGCTCATGATTAGCCCCAGCTGCCACCTTGCTCTTTAATCGGGTCCTCCTGGGTTGCTTATAGGGTGTGGCCCCCGCTGCACgtaaaggggccagtcaccctggGGCTAGGAGGGTCCGCAGGAGGGCGAAGATGAACAGTATGAGCAGAGGACAAACGTGGGGCCCAGGTATCCGTGTTGCCACTTGTCCAGCTGCAAGGGAGCGAAGCCTGGCGTCCCAGCCCCTTTCTACCCTGGATCACGATCGCGCTCCGCTGGCCAAGAAGGGATTCCTCCGCTCTCCTCTGGAGAAGCAGACGGAGCAGCCCAGAGGTGGGCGCGTTCCAGCAGCGGGCGAGGGAGTTCtgcctggggaggctgcagggtgctttgggagcCTTTGCGTAGAGATGCTCTAGAAAAGCGATGCCGGGAAGTAGCACCATCCCCATTGCTCTGGGCGTTAGACGCACTCCCTCCCCAGGTAACCTCACCACCTGCTTCGGGGGGCAGCATCTCCTTCATTACATGCAGCACTGAGCAAGGGGCCCGCTGAATTAGGAGGagcttttcccttcccttctagCACTAGGCCTGGGCCCTGGCTGGAGACAGACCTCAGCCTTGCTGGGCCAGTGCCTTGTTCCTCTGCATTCCCCAGGCGAGGCCCTGACCACAACGTGGGTGGGACCCAGGTGGCAGTGGTGTGAGGCGGGGCTGTGAGATGCCATGGCTATGGGGGGCTTTTACCCGTCGATGCCTGATTGATAGATGGAGTCTGCCACAGACACCCTGAGCTCCTGACTGGCATCGAGAGAGAAGAGTACGAGGCTGGTTCTCCCTGCTAGGGTGGGAACAAACAGGCCAGGAGAacatggggaggagagggagaaaatgACTGACAGAcagggaatcagggctgggcacTGTTATGAAAGAGAGGATTTACCCTGCTGTCCTTAGCTCACATTTCCCTTCTCTCCTGCCGGGGGGTAACCAGTTGGATTCcactctccccgccccaccccagaagtggctgcatttcagtggctgcGTGTGGCAAGGGACAGACCCTGGAGCCCTGTGCTTGGGCAAACTTCCCTTATCAGCAAAGAGAATGTGCCAGAATGAAACCTGAGTAAGGACCCTTGGGATTTGGCCTTGAAGTCGCAGCAAAAGTTGAGCAGGGCAGTCACGGGACGGGAGTGGCAGAGAGAAGTTGGATCAGTGGGGAAGAAGGCGGAGCAGAGCTCCACCCAATCTGGTCCCGAGCCTCAAAGCGTCGTTAGgctccactgagatcaatggccGTTAGGAGCCGAAATCCCTTTGAGGGTCTAGGCTGCTATCCCTGAGCCGCATGCAGCGTTCCTGCCTGATTGCTGTACCCCGGGTGTGCACACTCCCAGTCGGGCAGCCCCCTGAGGTCTGCACTCCAGAGGAACGGCTCTGCTTGTTCACAGCCCAGCCTTGCTTTCGTCCTCAGCCTCCGTTGTCCCCAGGCATCAGTCTGCATCCCGAAATTAAATGGATGGAGGAGGAGCCAAGCAGAGCAGCTGACTCAGAGCCAGCACTGCCATAAGGGACGGCAAATCCAGCTTGGTGCCAAGCCCCCTCAGCGCCTCCCAGAGCCAAGGAGAGCTGTGGAGGCTCCAGGAACGCCCAGTGGGGCAGCGCGGTCCAGAGGATAGAGCACTGGATGGGGATTCAGGAGACCAGGGAGCTAGTACCAGCTCTGCTACTGCGCTGCTGtttgaccttgggtgagtcacttcccctcttggTCTGttgagattgtaagctcttccgGGGAGGGCTGCctcttcttctgtgtttgtacagcgcatGGCGCAGTgggaccctgatcttggttgggggcTTCTTGGCACCAGCATAATAATGAGGAGCTCCCAGGGTCAGGTCCTTGTGCTCTGCTCTTATTCAGGTATAACTCCCCTAGAGtgcaatggaagttttgcccgAGTAAGGACCGCAGGCCAACATCCCAAGCGGTGAGTTAATGCAGAGGGGCCGTGTCGAAGAAGCACTCCAGGCACGGCTTGCTCCCTTTTCAATGCACGTCACTGGCTAGTGGATGTATCCAGCCAGGGCTCTTTGTACAAAACTGCCAATAGCCGCTTCTCACACGCTTGGGCTTGGGGGATGGCTGATTAAAATGCACCAGAAACCAGAGCTGTAATTACTGCACTGGGTAAGAAGGGCTTGAGGATGAAAATTACAGCCTCGCCCAAGGACGCTTTGCCAGGCTTGGAAGAGGCTGCCAATCCCATTGGGCGGGGCGGAAATGAGCACCAATTTGCAAGTAACTGATTTTGTTCTGAGCTGCGGAAGCTTTGGGGGTTCATTCGTATTCCGGTTGCAGGGAGCGAGCTGGAGTGCGGCCCAGCGGGGAcagaggagtggggggtggggacagggcagggggtgagatgGAGCCGCCTTTGAAGGGAAAGCTcatgaggtatgtctacactacatcttggacatcgtaccaaaaggactgaaggtaaaaaatccattacaatctacacaccacacagactatgctgacagcttgtgccacacgctctcaaagaaactgcggaatcacctgatcaacatcctctacagcaaacagggaaagattaagaatgagctctcagaactggctactctcataaaaaaccaaccttccacacaagcttcctcgtggctggattttactaaaactagacaaaccatttacaacgcacactttgcttctctacaaaagaaaaaggacactaaactttctaaactactacatgctacaaggggccacagcaatggttccctcaactcacctagcaatattgttaacctatccaactatactcttagcccagcagaagcagctgttctatctcggggcctctccttctgcccctccacccccacgaacatgatacagttctgtggtgacctagaatcctattttcgatgtctccgactcaaggaatatttccaaaatacctctgaacagcatactaatccacagaggtctccctaccaacactacagaaagagggattctaggtggactcctcctgaaggtcaagacagcagactggacttctacatagagtgcttccgccaatgtgcacgggctgaaattgtggaaaagcagcatcacttgccccataacctcagccgtgcggaacacaatgccatccacagcctcagaaacaactctgacatcataatcaaaaaggctgacaaaggaggtgctgttgtcatcatgaataggtcggaatatgaacaagaggctgcttggcagctctccaacacgagtttctacaagccattaccctctgatcccactgagagttaccaaaagcaactacagcatttgctcaagaaacttcctgaaaaagcacaagatcaaatccgcacagacacacccctggaaccccgacctgggatattctatcttctacccaagatccataaacctggaaatcctgggcgccccatcatctcaggcattggcaccctgacagcaggattgtctggctatgtagactccctcctcaggccctacgctaccagcactcccagctaccttcgagacaccactgacttcctgcggAAACttcagtccatcggtgatcttcctgataacaccatcctggccactatggatgtagaagccctctacaccaacattccacacaaagatggactacaagccgtcaagaacactatccccgatactgtcacggcaaacctggtggctgaactttgtgactttgtgcttacccataactacttcacatttggggacaatgtataccttcagatcagcggcactgctacgggtacccgcatggccccacagtatgccaacatttttatggctgacttagaacaacgcttcctcagctctcgtcccctaaagcccctactctacttgcgctatattgatgacatcttcatcatctggacccatggaaaggaagcccttgaggaattccaccatgatttcaacaatttccatcccaccaccaacttcagcctggtccagtccacacaagagatccacttcctggacactacagtgctaataaacaatggtcacataaacaccaccctataccggaaacctactgaccgctattcctacctgcatgcctccagctttcaccctgaccaaccacacgatccatcatctacagccaagctctgcgatacaaccgcatttgctccaacccctcagacagagacaaacacctacaagatctctgtcaagctttcttacaactacaatacccacctgcagaagtaaagaaacagattgatagagccagaagagttcccagaagttacctactacaggacaggcctaacaaagaaaataacagaacgccacgagccgtcaccttcagcccccaactaaaacccctccaacgcattattaaggatctacaacctatcctaaaggatgacccaacactctcacaaattttgggagacaggccagtccttgcctacagacagccccgcaacctgaagcaaatactcaccaacaatcacataccacacaacagaaccactaacccaggaacttatccttgcaacaaagcctgttgccaattgtgcccacatatctattcaggggacaccatcacagggcctaataacatcagccacactatcagaggctcgttcacctgcacatccaccaatgtgatatatgccatcatgtgccagcaatgcccctctgccatgtacattggtcaaactggacagtctctacgtaaaagaataaatggacacaaatcagatgtcaagaattataacattcataaaccagtcggagaacacttcaatctctctggtcacgcaatcacagacatgaaggtcgctatcttacaacaaaaaaacttcaaatccagactccagcgagaaactggaattggaattcatttgcaaattggatactattaatttaggcttaaatagagactgggagtggctaagtcattatgcaaggtagcctgtttcctcttgttttttcctaccccccccccagatgttctggtttaacttggatttaaacttgaagagtggtcagtttggatgagctattaccagcaggagagtgagtttgtgtgtgtatgggggtgggggggatgtgagaaaacctggatttgtgcaggaaatagcccaacttgattgtcatgcacattgtgtaaagagttgtcactttggatgggctatcaccagcaggagagtgaatttgtgtgggggggtggagggtgagaaaacctggatttgtgctggaaatggcccacctgatgatcactttagataagctattaccagcaggacagtggggtgggaggaggtattggttcatattctctgtgtatatataaagtctgctgcagtttccacgatatgcatccgatgaagtgagctgtagctcacgaaagcttatgctctaataaattggttagtctctaaggtgccacaagtactccttttctttttgcgaatacagactaacacggctgttactctgaaactacaaACCTAAGTTGACCTatattaggttgacttacagccaccacagtaattactggtGGTGCATGTCCTTGGGTCggtggtgtgtgtcctcacctGGAGGGTGGTCTATCAGCTTTCCTGGCAGCTTCCTGCTGGGACCCCGTCTGCCCCACAGACTCCCGGCAGGTTGTTCCCTCCCCTTTGCTCCGTGTTCCCTGCCGGGAGTGGGGGGAAGCCACCCAGGGCTTCTTGGGCAGGGTGAGCTGCTGGGGCTTCtcaccctggctcccagccaggagccgggtccagccacccagctctccaGGGGACCCTGAGACAGCTGGGCTGTAGCTGCCTGGCTtacttgtcaatttcatggctcctatcctgaaattgacaagacaagGTAAGAGACCCTGTGTGCGCACAGACAGGGCTTGGCCCTAACTACGCTGACATAAGCCTTACGCCTCTTCtgtcggtgtagtagggcacttacacgggtgggaggaaggctgtagtgAAGACGCTGACATAATTAGGTGGACATAAGCTGCCTCCTGTCGACCTAACTGTACAATGTAGCCCAACACAGGCCATCTCAGTGACATCCTACAGGGCGCGGGAACGCACTCGGTGTGAGCGTGGCAGGAGGGAAGACTCTAGGGCTTAGCAGCATTTCCTTCCTAGCCGATCCATCGGTATCTCTTTACTCTCCTCACCGCTCCTGCTCTGGGGCAGCTGCCGGGGCAGGCTCACGATAACTGACACTCCTACCTTCTGAAGATGCCCAGATGCCTTTGgtggcagaaaggagcaaagaaTACTTGTGGGTGCCAAAGCACGTTTAGTGGGTGAGGATCTGGGGGGCTAAGGTGGGGGTGTTAAGCCCCCTTTACCCCTCCTGGAGTCGGGGCTGTGTTGGAATCTGCACTGAGAGTTAGGcagcaatgggagctgtgctaaTTTACAATGCTCCCACGTGAGGTGCTCAAAGCCTGGAGTTGCTGAGATGCCCCATAGCAGGTCTAGGCTTTGCGGGgctccttctgccccctcccaccctccgtaTGCCAGGGAAGCCTCCAAAGACAGCCTGGGGCTGTCTTGCTCAGTTCCTATGCTGGAAGCATTCTCTCCAGGAGGGATCTGGAGTTTTTAGAGCCCCTTTACATCACTCCGGCCCCTTTCCCCGGTGCAAAGGGGACGCTACGGGGGTGAGAATCTCAACCGTAATTCTCACTTTCATCCTTCCCCGCTAGGAAATTAGTCATGAATTTCTTCTCCACACACCACCTACTCTGCAGTCCTTTTGCGAACAGGGCCTTGCAAACATGTCCGGTTGGAAATTTGTACcattagggtacgtctacactgcagaaaGAGGTGAGCTTCTAACTGGGGCTAGCTACCTCGGGGCAAAACAGCCGTGGAGACaaggctgaagcctggagccccccaAAGCCCCGGTCCATCCTATGAACAGGAtggctctgaaaatataagcccaaacattggtggagctgggcccaccttcctgaatattggtggagcatgggcaccataAGCTCATATCTCACCGCCTacatccacaacctcccttgggagcctggtccagagcttaactcccctgagagttggaaagtttttccctagtatctaacctaaatctccatggctgcagattaagtcaaCTACATCATCCTGCTTCCAGTGCTcaaggagaacaattgatcactgtcctcttcagAACAGCCCAGTTCACTGTCATGTTGGCTAGGAATCAAACCCAGATGAGCGGCTTGGGGGCTCGCTCCGGTCACCGCTATGCTCGTGACATGCCTCTAACGCTCACGGGAAGTGCTTCTGACAAAGGTGTAATTTAAGATTAAATAGCAAGCAGTCAGCCTCTCCAGCCAGAAGCTGGCAGGTGAAATTAGGAGGGCAAGAGGGGAAATTGAATGTGGTTTTCAATCTGACTGGCAGAGGATTTAAAGTGCAGGGAGAGCAGTGGTTACCCACTAAGTGGGTCTCTCCTCTGGAGATGGTGGGTTTTTTCAGAGGATTAAATTGGGTCAAAAAGCATTTCACGATTTCTGTATCCAGTTCTGACTCCTAATGCCACCACCAGGGAATGCTGGAAATGAAGATCTGGACCCCTGGAAATTCAGCCTGGTGAACTGAAATGCCTCCCCCAGCGCTCGCTTCCATGGGTTGTTTGAAGACGACACTGGCTGATCGGTAGGGTAGAAGAGATCAAACTGCAGGGGCCCGATTCTTCCCctattggtgtaaatcaggaataagtcGAGTGAGCGTGGAAGGAACACCGGGCCAGATTCTCCGCTGCCCTGCAACTCGAATTATCACCAgagcaaagtgggtgtgaaacgTGACCTGCCTGTCATACACAACTGTGTAGATTTGCTGTATTCTGGTAATCAGCTGCCAACATTTCATGCCAGGGAGGGCTGCATTGCAATGACAGGTGGTGTAGTTCCCCACCACAAGCTTTGGGATACTATAGCGGGAACAGATAAAAACTGGAGTGGAATGGAAGGCCTCTCTTACTTAGACTGTAGGgaccacctttttgttctgtgtttgtacagcgcctagcgcaacaGAGtgctgggccatgactggggctcctacgtGCTATGACAATACAAACAACAACTTACAGTGGAGGCGTGGCTGAGGTGCTGGCAAACCTGTATTAACAGAGTAATAGACACAGGCAGCTGGAGGGCTGCGTTGCACACGGCTCGTCTGCACTGAAACAGGTTCATGCTGCTGAGGCCACCTCctctcctgtcccccaccccaccccaccctccgattgtctctctcacccacctaTTGCACCCTTGCCATTGCCCTAGGACTCCAGGCCCTGCGTGAGACGAGCCAGGGGTTAGGGCTGAGCCAGCCTACTGCTCGGGAGACACAAGTTTGAGCCCCTGCTTTGCCGCAGATGTCCTGTGTGTCCTTGGGTGCATCCCCTAATCTCCCAGTCCCCCTGCTGTACAATGGGGATCACAGCACTGCCCTTGGGAGGATAAATGCATTGACGATGGGGAGGAGCTCAGATatggtggtgatggggggccAGATACCTACCACAGCTAGTCAGATTATTAGCAGGTATActtcagtagcacctagaggtggTATGGACCCTGGGGCActaggcgctgcccagacacaccgtgagagaccgtccctgccccaaggagctcacgGTCTAAATAAACAAAGGGCGGGAGGGGAAGCcgtttgtccaaggtcacccagcagctcagttcccggctctgtgcctcagtttcccctgtttcAAGCAAGGTGTGTCATTTGACTACACGTCTGGATGGTGTCGAACGCAATGAGACGCTGACGCCAAGTCAGGGGGTCTGGGCGCTGCTGTAGTGTAAAGAAGAAATAATCATCCCACGAGGGACGTTGGTAAAAGTCACCTTAATATTACTCCTGCTCTCCTTGCACAGTGTGTGCTGCACTGGCCACACACTGCGATTCCTCTCTCCTCTCGCCCCCTTTCCTTGTCGGAGCCGCTCCGGCACACTGTCCTCTCCTGCTGTTTCCCTGCCAAGTGCAGGAGAGGAAAGAATTAGCTGGGGGAGCAGGCAGCAGGTTTGcgtggcagggaggggggctctgcgTGGGCTGATCAAAACGGAGCGGTGCCGCGAGATCGGATCAGAAACTTGATGGAAGCAGCAAAAAGCAGAGCCCAGTGCGAGCCGTGGCTCTGAACGGGAAGGCGAGGAGAGGCCAGGAGCAAGCACCAGCATGTCTgagcacagctgctgcagcaCGGATGAGAAACTCCTGGCAGGAGGCAACAGGAATATCTCCAATCACAGCCTGGTGGACCTGGTCTCCTTCCTGCCTTTGGACGGCACCAAAGCCACCCGGATCGCTATCGCTATTGTCTACTCCACCGTCTGCACCTTGGGGGTGCTGGGCAACCTGCTGGTGTTCTTCCTCCTGGGCTCCAGGCACCGCCGGAGAATGTCCAGCATGACTTTCTTTGTGCTCAACCTGGCGGTGACCGACTTCCAGTTTGTCCTGACCTTG from Lepidochelys kempii isolate rLepKem1 chromosome 25, rLepKem1.hap2, whole genome shotgun sequence includes the following:
- the LOC140903400 gene encoding uncharacterized protein, whose amino-acid sequence is MGIQETRELVPALLLRCCLTLDYADSLCHTLSKKLRNHLINILYSKQGKIKNELSELATLIKNQPSTQASSWLDFTKTRQTIYNAHFASLQKKKDTKLSKLLHATRGHSNGSLNSPSNIVNLSNYTLSPAEAAVLSRGLSFCPSTPTNMIQFCGDLESYFRCLRLKEYFQNTSEQHTNPQRSPYQHYRKRDSRWTPPEGQDSRLDFYIECFRQCARAEIVEKQHHLPHNLSRAEHNAIHSLRNNSDIIIKKADKGGAVVIMNRSEYEQEAAWQLSNTSFYKPLPSDPTESYQKQLQHLLKKLPEKAQDQIRTDTPLEPRPGIFYLLPKIHKPGNPGRPIISGIGTLTAGLSGYVDSLLRPYATSTPSYLRDTTDFLRKLQSIGDLPDNTILATMDVEALYTNIPHKDGLQAVKNTIPDTVTANLVAELCDFVLTHNYFTFGDNVYLQISGTATGTRMAPQYANIFMADLEQRFLSSRPLKPLLYLRYIDDIFIIWTHGKEPNTGHLSDILQGAGTHSV